The stretch of DNA GCTGCTAGATTCCTCAATGATTTGTCCCAATGATCCCCGACCTTCAGAACACCCGCGCCTATTATATACGTCATGATCCTCACCTCAGTAGCCGCTGAAATCGTGCAACATCTTTATCATCCTCCTGAATCTAGCGTAAATAGCATAATCTATGTACTCCTTTCTCGAGACGTAGTCCATAGTCTTAGGTGCGAGATCTTGGACAGCCTCAATCCCCTCTCGGACCTCTATGTGGAAAGCATCGCTACCAGCACCGGATCCGAAGGAGACCAATAATATCTTCTGTCCGGGCTTCGCCTGATCCAGAACTGCTGCTAGGCCAACTAGAGCTGATCCGGAGTAAGTATTGCCTATATAGGGGGTTATGAGCCCGGGTTTTATCTTATCGGGTGTGAAACCCAATCTAGCCCCTACTCTCAGTGGGAACTTGCCATTGGGCTGGTGGAATATAGCGTAATCATAATCGTTTGGTCCGGTCCCCATTAAGCTCATCAACTCTCTCGCAGCTGATATTATGTGCTTGAAGTAAGCCGGCTCCCCTGTGAAAGCTCTCGTGTGAGCTGGATAATGTTCATGCTGCCTCCTCCAGAAATCTGGGGTATCAGTCACATAAGACAGGGATGCTTCTATAACAGCTATGGAATCCTCAGCGGGCCCCAAAATGTAAGCTGCGCCTCCAGCAGATGCTGTATATTCTAAAGCATCTCCAGGAGCTCCTTGTGCAGTATCAGCCCCTACTGCTAGCCCGTAATCTATCATCCCGGATCCTACTAATCCTATCACTGATTGAATAGCTTCAGTTCCTGCCTTGCATGCGAACTCATAATCAGCACCTGTAGTGAGTCTTTTCGGCCCTCCAGCACCTAGGGCCTCTGCGAGTATCGTCGCTGTAGTTTTGACAGCGTAAGGCTTCGATTCTGTACCGACATATACAGCCCTGAGCTCAGAAGGATCTATCTTAGCTCTCCTCAGGGCATTCAAGGATGCCTCATATGCTATAGTGAGAGTATCCTCATCCAATCCGGGCACGCTCTTCTCCTCAACCATTATACCTGCTGCGTACCGCTTCCACTCCCTCCCCCATCCTCTAGCGAGCTCTTCCGACCTTATCCTCCACTTCGGTATGTAAACACCCCATCCAATGATCCCAACCTTCCTATTAGGCTTCATAACACCTCCCCTTTATATTTTGAGACCGGAGCTATAGCGGGAATCGTTGAAGATCGAATGACCGGGAGGGTGTTACATAAAAATCTTTGTTATATAAATGTAAAACTAAAAAAATTATTCGGAAGCCGATTATGAAGTATAATGAAAAATAGATTAAGTTAGTGAATAATTTTATTTATATTCAAATAAGTGTTTATTGTTTAAAATCATGCTTATGATCACCATAACGAGCCTCGATTACCCTGAGGAGGAGCAGGCCCATGATATCTATCGATATGACGGATCCTGCAAGCAGATAGAGGAAGACTATTATCAGGGGGAGGTTCAACAGCGCATGTAAGTAAGTAGATACTATTAAAGAGACTGTGATCGGCATCTGGATGAGTGCGAATGCCCTTCTCCTCCTCAACTTCCACCCGATATATGTCGCGACTAAATTCGCAACAGATCCTCCCAAAGCATCGATTATACCAAATGGACCAATGAGATTCGCAATAAAGCATCCTAGGGATGTGCCTATTATGACAGGTGGACCGAAAAGTATTGAGAGAGCTAATAGAGAATCTGAAACTCTCACTTGTACCTCATAAAATGAGAGAGGAGCTAAAGCGATCGTTAAGGAAGCATATAGAGCTGCGAATATCGAAGTAAACGCTACTCTTATCGCTACCCCCTTTCCCTTCATATCGGCTATTCCTCGCTTCTACTTAAGAACTTTTCCCGTCTCAATATACCATAGATAGAGGTCGAGTTCTCCCAGAGCCATACCTGTCCTCCTAGAGATCTCCTCTAGGATAGATTCTATCATCAGATATTTAGCTCTGTTCAAGTTTCTGGGCTTCCCCTCGAGTATACCGTACCTTACCAGCAAATCGAGGATATGAAAATCTATTATCGAGACGTTCTTAAATCCAATGTTCCTAAGGAAATGACTAGCTTCCTTATAGCCCAACCCCTTAACATTCTTCACTAACCATTCTCTCAATAGCCTCTCATCTCTGAAACTGGATATTATATCCTTCAGAATCGGGATGAGCTTCCTAGCCTCGACGATGAATTCAGCTCTCTTCCTAGGGTATCTATGACCTAGCTTAGCTAACTTATCAGCCAGTTCTTCCTTAGTTAATGTGAAGATATCATCGCCTAAGGATTCCAAGATCCTCAGACCGCCCTCCGCGCTGAAATTGGCTGTCAATATGCAGAATACTAACTCCTTAAAGAGCTCTTCATTGTCCTTTTCACACTCAAATTCCCTCATTCTTCTCTCTATGATCCCCCTCACCTCACTACCCCTCAATCTTAGCACATCATTCACTAAGTCGTCCACTCCCATCCCTATCCCTCTCTATCGAATAAGTGACTATTGAACCATCCTCAAATTCCTCAATGACTTTTATCGAAGCCCTCACATTATAATCCTCCATAAGGAGCCTGAGATCCTCGAAATAGTCGTAAAATCCGCAAGTCCTGCAGAAATTACCTGTAAATTCCACAACAATAGACTCGCCTGATATTTCCAGTATTCTAGCTGAGGACTCCCTCCCCCTCAGCTCATTGAATCTCTCAACGGCTTTCCTGACCGCTCCAACTAAATCCAGCTTCGCTGTCTTATGCTCGAAGATCCAGAGGCCATGTCTACTGCAGAGGATCCTAACTTCAATATTCCCATCTATCCTCCCGAAGGAGGCTTCGGGCCTCTTCTCTCCCTCTAGATATCTCCTGATCCTGGTACCGTCCTCCCTCACGATTTCGACCCATATTATCCTATTCGACTCATCCATTTCATGGGGTATAGCTCCCACTTCTACTAGGATCCCACCGTCATGATAGATCCTAGGCCTATGTTCCTCAAGTAGCTCGGGGAATTCATTAGGGGATAGAACTCTCATCTCCTCTCCACAACATATGATAGGACCTCTACCTTCTACCTGCTCTTCGACGATCCTCCCGCATCTCTCACATCTGAATATCTGCATAAGCTCTCCGGAAGTCTGGCTTTAAATATGAATCGTAGGCTATGCCTTATACAATCCTCTCGAGGATCTCCGAGGGAGTAAATAACCAAGAACCTCGAACTATATTCAAAGAGGTGAGGAAGGGGGTCAGGACTCGGCAAATACTTCATCGCTGGAGCTCAGGCGGTTGATCCTCCCTCATTCCCCCAATTAACTTCCCAATACTAAAAAATAAAGGTTAGGCTTACCTCCTCTTGACCTCACCTATCTTCGAAGACAATACTTCAGCTGGTTTATGGGGCTTGAAGCCCAATTTACTTCTCATGATGAGTTTCTTGAGGAGTTGTATCCCTTGAGCCGGATCGACGTACTTAGGACAGACATCGGAGCAAGAGGTGGCAAAGTGACAACGCCAGCATCCGTGATCACTATCTACTACAGCTATCCTCTCCTCTAAACCGTCATCCCTAGTGTCGATGATGTACCTATATGCTTGCGCTAGAGCGTGGGGGCCCAAGTACTCATGGTCAGTCGAGACAGTTGGACAAGCGGAATAACAAGCTCCGCATAACAGACAGTCAGTGAACTGGTAATACCTCGCGTATTCTTCTATCGTCTGCTTATAGTCTCCAGTTGGATTCTCTAATTCTTCTGCATCCTTCCTTATTATCCAAGGCTTGACCGCCCTATGCTTATCGAAGAAGGATTTGAAATCGCAAGCCAGGTCCCTGATTATCGGGAAGTTATCGAGAGGTCTCAGCTCAATCTTACCATCCTTCGCTACTTCCAAGACCCTAGTCCTGCAGATGAGCATCTGCCTCCCATTAACCATCATAGCGCATGAACCACATAAAGCCTGCCCACAGGAATATCTGAACGCTAGAGAGGGATCTATCTCCTCCTTGATCCTCAGGAGCGCATCAAGTATCGTAGTTCCTCTGCTCACCTCAATCTCATATTCCTTCCATCCTGGCGCGAAGTCTCTCCTCGGATTATACTTGTAAACCCTAATCTTAACAGTCCCAACGGGTTTCCAGAGGTCCATGGACGACTCCATCACACTCACCCCTCATATTAGTCCTAAAGCCATCAGAAGCACCTGAAAGCCCACAATATATGTGACAATTCCTATAAGAAAGATAGCCCATCCTATGAGTTTCGTCCAGCATTTATCTGGTACTAATTCAATGAGTATAACTCTAATACCGTTGAATGCATGATAGAGTAGTGCAGCGAGGAAGATAGCCATATTGCTCAGGTAGAGGTACGTATTGCCCGTGATCAGCTTCCCCACGTTGGGTTCGTTGTTCGCGAGTAAGTGTATTAGCCCGGTCACTATTATTAGCAGGCCGGTGACATAATGGAGGAGCATCTTCGTGGATTCCCTCATTGAATCAACCTCCCATCAGAGGCTTCACGAGAATCGCATAATATGACCAGATGAGGGCTAAAATTATGAATAATATAATCGAAATAGCTAAAAGATATCTCTGTTTACCCTCTATGGAGACGGGTCTCTGGAAGGGCTTCTTCACGAGCAACGGTTTCCCTAAGCCGATCCCGAAGAGCTCAAGTAACGTGAGTCTGATACCATTCGCGACATGGAAGGTCACTATAATGCCTAATAGGGCATCCCACCAGAGACCCGGATGCCATCCTGTACTGTAGAAGTGAGGTAAGATGAAGAGAATTATTAAGATTCCCGTTATCCTGTGCAATGTGTAGAGCTTCCTCTCGATAACGTAGCCCCTAACCTTGAACCAGCCGGATACACCCCTCCTATTCTGAGCATAATACTCCAGCTCTCCCTCACTCATATAGACTCACCTCAATACTTCCTCTCGGCCAGGGGCCACTTCGTTATTCTAACCGGTAGATATGTGAAGATGGGCTCGCCATCAGCACCTCTACTCACTAAAGTATGCTTGAGCCAATTCTCATTATCTGTCTTCGGGTAATCCAACCTAGTATGCGCACCCCTCGTCTCCGTCCTGTTGAGGGCTGAGAGAGCAACTACATAAGCTATCTCGAGCATAGCATCTAATTCAAGGACATGAATGAGGTTCGTATTGTATTCCGCATCTCTATCGGCGACGTGTCCGCTTCCAAATCTCTCTCTCAATTCTTTAAGCTTCCTTATAGCTTCCTTAAGCCCATTCTCTTCTCTGAAGACGTAAACATAGTCGCTCATCGTCTTCTGCATCTCCCTCCTTATTAAGTAGGGGTTCTCCCCTGTCGACCCCTTGAGAATACCATCGAATATTCTCTTCTCCTCAGCTTCTACTTTCTTAGAGGGTATCTCACCTCTGCTCTTGCTCATCGCATAATCAGCAGCCGCTCTACCAGTTAGCATACCATAAACTAAGCAATCCGTTGAAGAATTCGTCCCTAACCTATTCGCGCCATGCAAACTGACACAAGCCACTTCCCCGGCTGCCCAGAGACCCCTCACCGGGGTAGCACCGTAGGTATCAGTATGAACGCCTCCCATCGTGTAATGAGCTACTGGCCTGACTGGTATCGGTTCCTCAACTGGATCGACACCAGCGAACTCTATAGCTATCTCTCTCACATCAGGTAACCTTTCATTTATCTTATCCTCTCCTAAATGTCTCAAATCTAGCAGAACATAATCTAGCCCTCCTGGACCCTTGAAACCCCTCCCTTCCGATATCTCAGTCATCTCGGCCTTCGAAACAACATCTCTAGGTGCTAACTCCATCTTTTCTGGTGCATATCTGCTCATGAACCTCTCTCCTTTATTGTTTATGAGATAACCACCTTCCCCTCTCGCTGCTTCTGTTATGAGTATACCTGAGGGCACTAGACCAGTTGGGTGGAACTGGAAGAACTCCATGTCCTTCAGCGGAAGCCCTGCCCTGTAAGCCATGCTCATCCCATCGGCTGTCGAGGAGTGTGAGTACGTTGTGAATGAGAATAATCTTCCCGCACCTCCTGTGGCTAAGATCCCTGATTTCGCATTAAATACATAGAAGTCCCCGCTTTTTAATTCAATTGCGGTCA from Candidatus Korarchaeum sp. encodes:
- a CDS encoding hydroxymethylglutaryl-CoA synthase, with the protein product MKPNRKVGIIGWGVYIPKWRIRSEELARGWGREWKRYAAGIMVEEKSVPGLDEDTLTIAYEASLNALRRAKIDPSELRAVYVGTESKPYAVKTTATILAEALGAGGPKRLTTGADYEFACKAGTEAIQSVIGLVGSGMIDYGLAVGADTAQGAPGDALEYTASAGGAAYILGPAEDSIAVIEASLSYVTDTPDFWRRQHEHYPAHTRAFTGEPAYFKHIISAARELMSLMGTGPNDYDYAIFHQPNGKFPLRVGARLGFTPDKIKPGLITPYIGNTYSGSALVGLAAVLDQAKPGQKILLVSFGSGAGSDAFHIEVREGIEAVQDLAPKTMDYVSRKEYIDYAIYARFRRMIKMLHDFSGY
- a CDS encoding QueT transporter family protein; its protein translation is MKGKGVAIRVAFTSIFAALYASLTIALAPLSFYEVQVRVSDSLLALSILFGPPVIIGTSLGCFIANLIGPFGIIDALGGSVANLVATYIGWKLRRRRAFALIQMPITVSLIVSTYLHALLNLPLIIVFLYLLAGSVISIDIMGLLLLRVIEARYGDHKHDFKQ
- a CDS encoding N-glycosylase/DNA lyase produces the protein MGVDDLVNDVLRLRGSEVRGIIERRMREFECEKDNEELFKELVFCILTANFSAEGGLRILESLGDDIFTLTKEELADKLAKLGHRYPRKRAEFIVEARKLIPILKDIISSFRDERLLREWLVKNVKGLGYKEASHFLRNIGFKNVSIIDFHILDLLVRYGILEGKPRNLNRAKYLMIESILEEISRRTGMALGELDLYLWYIETGKVLK
- a CDS encoding succinate dehydrogenase iron-sulfur subunit; protein product: MESSMDLWKPVGTVKIRVYKYNPRRDFAPGWKEYEIEVSRGTTILDALLRIKEEIDPSLAFRYSCGQALCGSCAMMVNGRQMLICRTRVLEVAKDGKIELRPLDNFPIIRDLACDFKSFFDKHRAVKPWIIRKDAEELENPTGDYKQTIEEYARYYQFTDCLLCGACYSACPTVSTDHEYLGPHALAQAYRYIIDTRDDGLEERIAVVDSDHGCWRCHFATSCSDVCPKYVDPAQGIQLLKKLIMRSKLGFKPHKPAEVLSSKIGEVKRR
- a CDS encoding succinate dehydrogenase/fumarate reductase flavoprotein subunit; the encoded protein is MAEVIESDVVIIGSGLAGLRAAIEAARRSNDKLNVSVLTKVHAMRSHSVAYAGGTGAVLYPDEGDSFDLHAYDTIKGAAWLADQDAVELFVRLAPQEIYQLEHWGMPWARRSDGRIAQRPFGGHSFPRACFAADKTGLYAMHTLYDTALKYDGIKFYHEFFVTSLLIEDNEFRGVTAIELKSGDFYVFNAKSGILATGGAGRLFSFTTYSHSSTADGMSMAYRAGLPLKDMEFFQFHPTGLVPSGILITEAARGEGGYLINNKGERFMSRYAPEKMELAPRDVVSKAEMTEISEGRGFKGPGGLDYVLLDLRHLGEDKINERLPDVREIAIEFAGVDPVEEPIPVRPVAHYTMGGVHTDTYGATPVRGLWAAGEVACVSLHGANRLGTNSSTDCLVYGMLTGRAAADYAMSKSRGEIPSKKVEAEEKRIFDGILKGSTGENPYLIRREMQKTMSDYVYVFREENGLKEAIRKLKELRERFGSGHVADRDAEYNTNLIHVLELDAMLEIAYVVALSALNRTETRGAHTRLDYPKTDNENWLKHTLVSRGADGEPIFTYLPVRITKWPLAERKY